The genomic interval AAGGGAGAGGCGAAATAAGGCGGCGCGGCTCATTTGGATGCGCAGATTAATGTGTTCGGCTTCGTGTTCAATCTCAAAGATTTAAGGTCGCGGCCGGCTTCCCGGAGAGGGCGCGACAGGAGTGAAACGGTCGGAAAATCGCGCGTTGCGACGCAGTTGTTCTTGCCCGGGGCAAAAGTTCCTGATTCTCTCACCGGCGGAGGACAATTTTCACCTATGCATCGTCGTTTGATCGCCATCCTAGCCGCCACGTGTCTCGCCTTTGGGGGCGCGGGATGCGCTTCGAAATCGAACAAAGATTACGACGAAATCCTGATGCCGGCCCAGACCGGCAGCGTTCTTCAACGCCGGGTGCAGGTAAAGAAAATCGAGCCCGAAGAGAAGCCCAAGAAGAAGAAAGACAAGGAGAAGCCGTCCTCCCCCAAGCCGAAGCCGGATGAGGAGCCGTCGGCCGAAGCCACGCCCAAGCCGGAGCCGGAGAGCACTCCGCCGACGGAACGTTTCCGGTAGGTGGAGACGGATTCTGGAGACGGCCTGCCCTCAGGCCGTTGAGAATATGTGTGACCGAGCGCAAGCTCTCCGGCACGAGGGCGTGCCGGCTCCAATGGATTGCGTGCCGGCTCCATCTCATTTTTTCGGCGCGTGAGGGGCAAAGGAGGCCACGATCTTTTCGAAACGGGCATCTCCGCGTAACGGGTCCCAGTAGGGATGCAGGCGCAGTTGCCCATAACTCGAGGAAGCCGGAAATTTCGTGACCGCTTCCAGTTGCTCGGTGGCCAACCCCTTTTCGCCTACCCAGGCATAAATGATGGCGAGGAATTCCCGCACCCGGACTCCATTGAGCGCGTCTTTTTCAATCGGCAGCATCTCCGCCGCGCGCCGTCCTTCTCGTAACGCGTCCTCTTTGCGCCCGAGCCCGGCATCAATCAATCCCAGCACGCAAAGCGCCGGCGGATAATCGTTCTGGGCCGCGAGCACCTTTTCCTGTTGCACGCGCGCGGCGGCGAAAGCGGCCTGCGCCCCGGCGGTATCGCCGCGAACCCGCGCGGCCAAACCTTCCCCGAACTTCGGACTGAACAGGATCGCGTCAGGCCCAAAGGTATGTTCTCCCAAAGCAGCCAGGGCGCGAAGCGCGGCGGCGTGGTCCCGCTCGCACAAGGCCAGGTAAAGCCAATTATCGGCAAAGCTGGCGCCGGCCGTCGGTTGTTTCTCCAGCAGTGCCTCAATCTCCACATGCAAGGGACGGGTGTCAGCCTTCCAATCGAGGAACGCCTGGGCGCGTGATATTTTCGTGTCGATATCCTCCGGCACAATCGAGAGCGCCCGTTCCAGGACTTCGACCATTTCCGCGTAACGACGCAGGCCCTCATAACTCAGGGCAATTTGTTGGAGCGTGCCGAAGTTACGTGGATCAAGCTCGATGGCGCGTTGGAGATGCCGGAGGCCTTCCTCCTGCCGGCCCTGGCGGCGAATGATGTAGCCGCTGAATTCAAAAATACGCGGATCGTTCGGCAGGGTCCGGCTCGCGATCGTCAGCTCAACGAGCGCGCGATCGTAATCGAGGTAGGCCTGATACAGGTGTTGCGCCTGGGCCAGGTGGGCCTCGCCGCTGTCGGGCCGCAAGCGGAGCGCGTTTTGGATCGCTTGCTCCGCCAGCGCCAGCCGGGCCGGCGTGTGGTCGACGCCGCTGAAATAAGCGAAATCGTGAACCCAGGCGAGGTCGCAATAGGCGAGAAGGAAATTCGGGTCTTTCGCCACCGCCTGATCCAACAAATTGGCCGCCCGGGTGAGCTTGTCTTTAAAGCCGGCGCCGAACGCGCTCGTGGCGATGATTGCTTTGGCCTGATTGTAAAGATCCCAGGCTTCCAGGTTGATCGTCGGCGGCTGCTCGATCGCGGCCTTTTCGCCGGCGGAAAGTTTTGCCCGCAACTGCTCGACAATTTTTTTCGCGATCTCGCTTTGGATCGCAAAGACGTCGTCCAGCGGGCGATCGTAATGCTCCGCCCAAAGGTGGGCGTCCGTCCGGGCGTCGATTAACTGTGCGGTGACCCGTACGCGATTGCTATCGCGCTGCACGCTTCCGATGAGGACATGCGCAACCTTCAAGGCCTGCCCGATTTCGGGGAGATTCCGGCTGGCGGTGTTCTTGTATTGCATCACGCTGGTGCGGCTGATGACTTTCAAGTCGGCGACCTTGGCCAGGTTGGTCAGGATTTCGTCCTGCACGCCGTCCGTGAAAAAAGAGTTCTCCTGGTTTGTGCTCAGGCTTTCGAACGGAAGCACGGCGATCGATTTCTCCGGGATTGCCGGCGCGACCGGGCTCGATTCGGTTATTTTCGCGAACTTCGAACGGGCCGAGGGAAAAAGAAGGAAGCCAACGGCCAGAAGAGCGAGAAGGGAAACAACCAGGGCGAGTTTGCGGCGCCCCTTTCGGAAAACTCTCGAAACCCGGCGGGCATCGATCGGTTTGTCATCGAGAAATCGTTCCAGGTCGTCGGCAAAAGCAGCCGCGGTGGGGTAGCGCTCCGCTGGTTCTTTCGCGAGGCATTTCAGGCAAATCGTTTCGAGATCGCGAGGGACACCAGCCCGATGCCGGGTGGGAGAGGCCGGGTTCTCGGTCGCCACCCGGACCATGATGGAGGTGTCGCTTTCGTCCGGCAAAAACGGCGGCCGGCCGGCCAGCATTTCGTAGAGAATCGCGCCGAGCGAATAGATGTCCGCCGCGGCGCCGACATCGCGGCTCGTCCCCCGCGCCTGTTCCGGCGCCATGTAAACCGGCGTGCCAATGACCGCTCCGGTCAGGGTGAGCGCAGTCTCCGCCGTGAGCCGCTTGGCGATTCCGAAATCGGTCACCTTCGGCACGCCTTGCGGATCGAGCAGAATGTTGGCCGGCTTCATGTCCCGATGAACGACCTGGTTTTGATGCGCGAAATCCAGGGCGCGCGCGACCGGGACCAAAAGCTGCGCCGTTTCGCGGGGCGTCAGGATCCCAGCCCGGAGACGATCCGCCAGCGAACCGCCTTTTACATATTCCATCGCGAAATACGGAGCGCCGTCGTGTTCTCCAACGTCGTAAACGTGGATGATGTTGGCGTGGTGCAGGCCGGCGGCGGTCTCTGCCTCCGCGAAGAAGCGCTTTAGTTCGGGCGGACCGTAATAGCCGGTCAACATTTTGAGGGCGACGATCCGGTTCAGCTTTCGCTGCCAGGCGCGGTAAACCACGCCCATCCCGCCGCGCCCGAGTTCTCCCTCGATTTCGTAACCACCGATGGCGCGGTTGCCGCCGCTCGTCACCAGCATCGTCGGATCGGATGAAGTAGAGTCAGGATCAGACACGGTGAATTGAGTTTGCGCAGTTTCGCCGGCTTGCTCAAGAACGCGATGGCGCCGCCGGATTCCTGGGGTCAGAAATTGGAAATCGAAATTCGAAATTCGAAATTCGAAAATGTCATGGCGGTGAGGGAGGGATTCGAACCCTCGGTACCCTTTTGAGGTACGGCGCTTTAGCAAAGCGCTGCTTTCGACCACTCAGCCACCTCACCAACAGATTGCGAGAATATGAGGTTGAGGGATACTCGTCAACCTGACCGGCCCATGATTACCGAAGATGAGGCGCTCAAGCGCATTATGGCAAGCGTTCGGCCGCTGCCGCCGCGGACCGTGCCGCTGATCGAGGCGCGGGAACAGTTTGCCGCTTCCGATGTATTGGCGCGGGTGGCGCTGCCAGCCTTCGACAATTCCGCGATGGATGGTTACGCCGTTGTGGCCGGCGCCTGCGCGGATGGAAAGGGCCAGCGCGTCGTCGGCGAACAACCCGCCGGGGTGGATCGCGGGCTTCGCCTCGCCGCAGGGGCGGCGATTCGAATTTTTACCGGCGCCCCCATCCCGGCAGGGGCAGACGCCGTCGTGATGCAGGAGGACGTGCGAACCGAGGAATCGCAAATTTTCGTGAACACAACGGTTGAGCCCGGTGAGTTTATTCGCCGGCGCGGCTGCGACCTGAGCGAGGGGCAAAAAATTCTCGAAGCCGGCGCTCGCATCCGCTCGCAGACCCTGGCGTTGCTGGCGGCGCAAGGTCTTGCCGAAATTGCAGTGGGCGGCGCCGTCCGGGTGTCGATCGTCACGACCGGCGACGAACTTGTGCCACCGGGGGGATCGCTCGAACCGGGACAGATTTTCGAGAGCAATTCTATTCTCCTGCGAGCGCTTGCCGAAAGGCACGGTGCGACGGTGGCGGACGTGCAGCATTGCCCGGATGACGCGGCTGCCATCGAGGCTGCGTTACGAAAAGGATTGGACCACCATGTCTTGCTGGTAATCGGCGGCATCTCGGTCGGCGCGCGTGATCTCGTAAAGCCCGCTCTCAAGGCGGTGGGCGCCCAAACCGATTTGTGGCGCGTCCTGGTCAAGCCGGGAAAGCCGTTCCTCTTTGGCCGCGCCGGCCAATGCTCGATCTTCGGGCTGCCGGGCAACCCGGTTTCGGCGTTCGTGACCTTTCTCATCTTTGTTCGCCCCGCAATCCTGCGTCTGATGGGTGCGCACGAAGACGAGCTCGCCTTCCCGCAAACGGAAGCAACCCTCGCCGGCGAACTAACGAACGAAGGGGACCGTCCGCATTACGTTCGCGGCCGGCTGGTCGATGGGAGGTTTGGGGTCGTGGGCCGGCAGGAATCGCACGCCCTCTACGGTTTGAGCCGGGCCAACGCCCTTCTTCGGGTTGCGCCCGGGGAGAATCTTCGAAGCGGAGCCATCGTTCCGGTCGTCAAGCTGGATTGATTGCCGTTTTTACCGCGAGGGCGTTTGACACCCTGCGCGGGCATTTTAGCTTATGCGCGTTGAACTCCGAGTCACGCCTTAGCCTCAATGGCACCGACCAGTTCCGCGCCGATGCGGAACGCCTCTCGCACTTCATCCTCGAGATGCAGCGCTGCTTCCTTCTCCATCTCTGCAAGCAATTGGCGCCGGGAAACGTTTCGTTCCCGCAATACTTTCTTTTGGCGGCCCTGGACCAGAAAGAGATCCTCACCATGTCCGCCATCGCGCAAAAGATGGGACACACCACCGCGGCGGCCAGCGGGTTGGTGGATCGGCTGGAAAACTTGAATTACGTGGTGCGTTCGAGCGCTCCCGAGGATCGCCGCAAGGTCATGGTTTGCATCACCGCCAAAGGCTCGGCCCTGGTGCGACGGATTCGAGAAGAGATGGTGGGCAACGTTATGAAGGTGATGAGCCATCTCACGCCCAACGAACAGAAGGCGTGGCTCCAGATTTACTCCAAGATTAATGATTACTGCCAGGCCAAGGAGGAGTCCCAGCCGGCGCCGCGCAGTAAACCGCGACGAAGTCTGCTGGCTTCGCGGCGTTTCGAAAATGGAACGCGTTGATCCCGAACCCGGGAACGATTGGCGGAGCACATCATCAACCCCAAATTTATAAACAGCCATCGACCAGCCGTTTACGTCATGAATTGAGGATGCGGCACGCGGCTTGCATAGCACTCAGCGCTAAAGCTCCCGATCTCTTCGCTCCTTCGCCGATCCGAATCTGTTT from Chthoniobacterales bacterium carries:
- a CDS encoding MarR family transcriptional regulator; the encoded protein is MNSESRLSLNGTDQFRADAERLSHFILEMQRCFLLHLCKQLAPGNVSFPQYFLLAALDQKEILTMSAIAQKMGHTTAAASGLVDRLENLNYVVRSSAPEDRRKVMVCITAKGSALVRRIREEMVGNVMKVMSHLTPNEQKAWLQIYSKINDYCQAKEESQPAPRSKPRRSLLASRRFENGTR
- the glp gene encoding gephyrin-like molybdotransferase Glp — encoded protein: MITEDEALKRIMASVRPLPPRTVPLIEAREQFAASDVLARVALPAFDNSAMDGYAVVAGACADGKGQRVVGEQPAGVDRGLRLAAGAAIRIFTGAPIPAGADAVVMQEDVRTEESQIFVNTTVEPGEFIRRRGCDLSEGQKILEAGARIRSQTLALLAAQGLAEIAVGGAVRVSIVTTGDELVPPGGSLEPGQIFESNSILLRALAERHGATVADVQHCPDDAAAIEAALRKGLDHHVLLVIGGISVGARDLVKPALKAVGAQTDLWRVLVKPGKPFLFGRAGQCSIFGLPGNPVSAFVTFLIFVRPAILRLMGAHEDELAFPQTEATLAGELTNEGDRPHYVRGRLVDGRFGVVGRQESHALYGLSRANALLRVAPGENLRSGAIVPVVKLD
- a CDS encoding FlgO family outer membrane protein, whose translation is MSDPDSTSSDPTMLVTSGGNRAIGGYEIEGELGRGGMGVVYRAWQRKLNRIVALKMLTGYYGPPELKRFFAEAETAAGLHHANIIHVYDVGEHDGAPYFAMEYVKGGSLADRLRAGILTPRETAQLLVPVARALDFAHQNQVVHRDMKPANILLDPQGVPKVTDFGIAKRLTAETALTLTGAVIGTPVYMAPEQARGTSRDVGAAADIYSLGAILYEMLAGRPPFLPDESDTSIMVRVATENPASPTRHRAGVPRDLETICLKCLAKEPAERYPTAAAFADDLERFLDDKPIDARRVSRVFRKGRRKLALVVSLLALLAVGFLLFPSARSKFAKITESSPVAPAIPEKSIAVLPFESLSTNQENSFFTDGVQDEILTNLAKVADLKVISRTSVMQYKNTASRNLPEIGQALKVAHVLIGSVQRDSNRVRVTAQLIDARTDAHLWAEHYDRPLDDVFAIQSEIAKKIVEQLRAKLSAGEKAAIEQPPTINLEAWDLYNQAKAIIATSAFGAGFKDKLTRAANLLDQAVAKDPNFLLAYCDLAWVHDFAYFSGVDHTPARLALAEQAIQNALRLRPDSGEAHLAQAQHLYQAYLDYDRALVELTIASRTLPNDPRIFEFSGYIIRRQGRQEEGLRHLQRAIELDPRNFGTLQQIALSYEGLRRYAEMVEVLERALSIVPEDIDTKISRAQAFLDWKADTRPLHVEIEALLEKQPTAGASFADNWLYLALCERDHAAALRALAALGEHTFGPDAILFSPKFGEGLAARVRGDTAGAQAAFAAARVQQEKVLAAQNDYPPALCVLGLIDAGLGRKEDALREGRRAAEMLPIEKDALNGVRVREFLAIIYAWVGEKGLATEQLEAVTKFPASSSYGQLRLHPYWDPLRGDARFEKIVASFAPHAPKK